In the Prosthecomicrobium sp. N25 genome, one interval contains:
- the rpsO gene encoding 30S ribosomal protein S15, with amino-acid sequence MSITAERKQALIKEYGSSAGDTGSPEVQVAILSERIANLTEHFKSHGKDNHSRRGLLKMVSQRRSLLDYLKSKEEARYRTLVAKLGLRR; translated from the coding sequence ATGTCGATCACGGCCGAGCGCAAGCAGGCGCTCATCAAGGAATACGGGTCTTCCGCCGGCGACACCGGCTCGCCGGAGGTCCAGGTCGCGATCCTCTCCGAGCGCATCGCGAATCTCACCGAGCACTTCAAGAGCCACGGCAAGGACAACCACTCCCGCCGCGGCCTCCTGAAGATGGTCAGCCAGCGCCGCAGCCTCCTCGACTACCTGAAGAGCAAGGAAGAGGCGCGCTACCGGACGCTCGTGGCCAAGCTCGGCCTGCGTCGCTGA
- a CDS encoding SH3 domain-containing protein produces the protein MRSGLFASVLAGLLLAADGGPARAAEACRVADPTGTPLNVRSAPGGEILGTIGNGRDVEILETRIDDRGRAWVLIRTPGVGAAIGWVFRDFVACRR, from the coding sequence TTGCGTTCCGGTCTCTTCGCCTCGGTCCTGGCAGGCCTGCTCCTGGCGGCCGATGGCGGTCCGGCCCGCGCCGCGGAGGCCTGCAGGGTCGCCGACCCGACGGGCACGCCGCTCAACGTGCGTAGCGCGCCCGGCGGCGAAATCCTCGGCACGATCGGCAACGGCCGCGACGTCGAGATCCTGGAGACGCGGATCGACGACCGCGGTCGCGCCTGGGTGCTGATCCGGACTCCCGGCGTCGGCGCGGCGATCGGTTGGGTCTTCCGCGACTTCGTCGCCTGCCGCCGCTGA
- the rbfA gene encoding 30S ribosome-binding factor RbfA, with the protein MTRFSQGAAGPSQRQLRVGELVRHALSEILSRGEVADPDLDGVLITVPEVRMSPDLKQATAFVMPLGGRNQDKVLAGLERSRKWLRGQVARRVNLKFAPDLRFALDTRFEDDDRVNAMLKSPGIRKDLDEGEGD; encoded by the coding sequence ATGACCCGCTTCTCCCAGGGGGCCGCCGGCCCCTCGCAGCGTCAGCTTCGCGTCGGCGAACTGGTGCGACACGCCCTCTCCGAGATCCTGTCGCGCGGCGAGGTCGCCGATCCGGATCTCGACGGCGTGCTGATCACCGTGCCCGAGGTCCGGATGTCGCCGGACCTCAAGCAGGCGACCGCCTTCGTCATGCCGCTGGGCGGCCGCAACCAGGACAAGGTGCTGGCCGGCCTCGAGCGGAGCCGGAAGTGGCTGCGCGGCCAGGTCGCCCGGCGGGTGAATCTCAAGTTCGCCCCGGACCTTCGCTTCGCCCTCGACACCCGCTTCGAGGACGACGATCGCGTGAACGCCATGCTGAAGAGCCCGGGGATCCGCAAGGACCTGGACGAGGGCGAAGGCGACTAG
- a CDS encoding RNA-binding protein — MPRKSEPTERTCIVTRETKPIGDLLRFVLGPEGEVVPDLKRTLPGRGVWVSATRAAVETATRKRLFGRGFGEEAKADPGLPDLVDRLLANAALGTLGLARKAGHLVAGFAKVEAAVRSGEAIGLVHASEAAEDGVSKLAAALRRRPDGGKDIPVVRTFSGAQLDLALGRSNVVHAAVLAGRAGEIFLERHHALERYRGGPAAPVTATDRTRGGDAPQD, encoded by the coding sequence ATGCCGCGCAAGAGCGAGCCGACGGAGCGCACCTGCATCGTCACGCGCGAGACGAAGCCGATCGGCGATCTCTTGCGTTTCGTCCTCGGTCCCGAGGGCGAGGTGGTGCCGGACCTGAAGCGGACCCTTCCCGGCCGCGGCGTCTGGGTCTCGGCGACCCGCGCGGCGGTCGAGACGGCCACCCGCAAGCGGCTCTTCGGCCGCGGGTTCGGCGAGGAGGCCAAGGCCGATCCGGGCCTTCCGGACCTGGTCGACCGGCTCCTCGCCAACGCGGCGCTGGGGACCCTCGGCCTCGCCCGCAAGGCGGGGCATCTGGTGGCCGGCTTCGCCAAGGTGGAGGCGGCCGTCCGGTCCGGCGAGGCGATCGGGCTCGTCCACGCGAGCGAGGCCGCCGAGGACGGCGTATCGAAACTGGCGGCGGCGCTCAGGCGCCGTCCCGACGGAGGCAAGGACATACCGGTCGTCCGAACCTTCTCCGGGGCCCAATTGGACTTGGCATTGGGCCGGTCGAATGTGGTACATGCTGCGGTGCTCGCAGGCCGGGCGGGCGAAATCTTTCTCGAGAGGCACCATGCCCTCGAACGTTACCGTGGCGGTCCTGCCGCCCCGGTGACGGCAACCGACCGTACGAGGGGCGGAGACGCCCCGCAGGACTGA
- the nusA gene encoding transcription termination factor NusA, giving the protein MAVSANRLELLQIADAVAREKVIDRKIVLAAMEDAIQKAARSRYGSETEVKAEINARTGEIRLQRLLMVVDEVENPAIQISVDEARMKNPAAQVGDMIAEPLPPMDFGRIAAQSAKQVIVQKVREAERDRQYDEFKDRIGEIVNGTVKRIEYGNVIVDLGRGEAIVRRDELIPRENFRNGDRVRAYVYDVRREQRGPQIFLSRTHPQFMAKLFAQEVPEIYDGIIEVKSVARDPGSRAKIAVYSRDSSIDPVGACVGMRGSRVQAVVGELQGEKIDIIPWSPDAATFLVNALQPAEVTKVVLDEDAGRIEVVVPDDQLSQAIGRRGQNVRLASQLTGWDIDILTEAEESERRQKEFQERTQLFMQALDVDEVVAQLLATEGFTSIDELAYVDLDEIARIEGFDEDTAQEIQNRANDYLAQIEAQHDEERKGLGVEDALREVPGVTTAMMVALGKDGIKTVEDLAGCATDDLVGWTERKNGETVRHDGSLKGFELSREEAEGIIMAARVKAGWIDEIPAPAEAAGELETEAEEG; this is encoded by the coding sequence ATGGCAGTCAGCGCCAACAGGCTGGAACTCCTGCAGATCGCCGACGCGGTCGCGCGCGAGAAGGTGATCGACCGCAAGATCGTGCTCGCCGCGATGGAGGACGCCATCCAGAAGGCGGCCCGCTCGCGCTACGGCTCCGAGACGGAGGTCAAGGCCGAGATCAACGCGCGCACCGGGGAGATCCGGCTGCAGCGCCTGCTGATGGTGGTCGACGAGGTCGAGAACCCGGCGATCCAGATCTCGGTCGACGAGGCGCGCATGAAGAACCCGGCCGCCCAGGTCGGCGACATGATCGCCGAGCCGCTGCCGCCCATGGACTTCGGCCGCATCGCCGCCCAGTCGGCCAAGCAGGTCATCGTCCAGAAGGTGCGCGAGGCCGAGCGCGACCGGCAGTACGACGAGTTCAAGGACCGCATCGGCGAGATCGTCAACGGCACCGTCAAGCGTATCGAGTACGGCAACGTCATCGTCGACCTCGGCCGCGGCGAGGCGATCGTCCGCCGCGACGAACTGATCCCCCGGGAGAACTTCCGCAACGGCGACCGCGTCCGCGCCTACGTGTACGACGTCCGCCGCGAGCAGCGCGGGCCGCAGATCTTTCTGTCCCGCACCCATCCGCAATTCATGGCGAAGCTCTTCGCCCAGGAGGTGCCGGAGATCTACGACGGCATCATCGAGGTGAAGTCGGTCGCCCGCGATCCGGGCTCCCGCGCCAAGATCGCCGTCTATTCCCGCGACAGCTCGATCGACCCGGTCGGCGCCTGCGTGGGCATGCGCGGCAGCCGCGTCCAGGCCGTCGTGGGCGAGCTGCAGGGCGAGAAGATCGACATCATCCCCTGGTCGCCCGACGCCGCCACCTTCCTGGTCAACGCCCTCCAGCCCGCCGAGGTGACCAAGGTCGTGCTCGACGAGGACGCCGGCCGTATTGAAGTCGTGGTCCCGGATGACCAGCTATCTCAAGCGATCGGCCGGCGCGGTCAGAACGTCCGGCTCGCCTCGCAGCTGACCGGCTGGGACATCGACATCCTCACGGAGGCCGAGGAATCCGAGCGGCGGCAGAAGGAATTCCAGGAACGCACGCAGCTCTTCATGCAGGCGCTCGACGTCGACGAGGTCGTCGCCCAGCTGCTCGCCACCGAGGGCTTCACCAGCATCGACGAACTCGCCTACGTGGATCTCGACGAGATCGCCCGCATCGAGGGCTTCGACGAGGACACCGCGCAGGAGATCCAGAACCGGGCCAACGACTACCTGGCCCAGATCGAGGCCCAGCACGACGAGGAGCGCAAGGGCCTGGGCGTGGAGGACGCGCTGCGCGAGGTGCCCGGCGTCACCACGGCCATGATGGTCGCGCTCGGCAAGGACGGCATCAAGACCGTCGAGGACCTCGCCGGCTGCGCCACCGACGATCTCGTCGGCTGGACGGAACGCAAGAATGGCGAGACCGTTCGCCACGACGGCAGCCTGAAGGGTTTCGAACTCTCCCGCGAGGAGGCGGAAGGGATTATCATGGCGGCGCGCGTCAAGGCCGGCTGGATCGACGAGATCCCGGCTCCGGCCGAAGCCGCCGGCGAGCTCGAGACGGAGGCGGAGGAGGGCTGA
- a CDS encoding TadE/TadG family type IV pilus assembly protein produces the protein MSRANRPTFARDERGGIAIAFALLLLPILVAMGCAIDYGRAVAFKTRFQAAADDGALAVLSPDFKEQGANAVGSDFFLANLAQTDLSMLVGPPKVTVSKSSVNGIVTSTVAFEASIATTFLKIAQVDSIQIAGSATAENGTKKYIDIHVLLDSSDSMGVGASEADRLLLRQVSAKKKAELRDAAIDKLKPGETLTATYLYADTEDTTIPGFTFLGYDKLGKGLTGCEFACHTKTFNYSGTMESLAHDAGVTLRFNVAKAGIKQVSTLAAAAKAQDTYVRMGLSTFSTTLVKHLDPNADLNAFQNKISNAADVTLGSGGTASESYKAKFTLWNNCWNGYANTFFDMVAPEFAGNLAKWRDKAASKETAERVPTQVVLLVTDGLKSQNCASSAGSGGREAVFPIRPADCAKLKATGAQVAVVYTEYINSPLPTYKSHARHAVEEAQAYPYADTSKSSGIEKNLRACATPGLFAKGKEPAEIDAAFKTVFENIRITPFLSH, from the coding sequence ATGTCCCGAGCCAACCGGCCGACCTTCGCCCGCGACGAGCGGGGAGGCATTGCGATCGCGTTCGCTCTTCTGCTGCTGCCCATCCTGGTCGCCATGGGCTGCGCCATCGACTACGGCCGTGCGGTCGCTTTCAAGACCCGCTTCCAGGCCGCTGCCGATGACGGGGCACTCGCGGTGCTCTCTCCCGACTTCAAGGAGCAGGGAGCGAACGCGGTCGGCAGCGACTTCTTCCTCGCCAACTTGGCCCAGACCGACCTGTCGATGCTCGTCGGCCCACCCAAGGTTACCGTGTCCAAGTCGAGCGTGAACGGGATCGTGACCTCGACCGTCGCCTTCGAGGCGTCGATCGCGACGACATTCCTGAAGATCGCCCAAGTCGACAGTATCCAAATCGCCGGGTCGGCGACGGCCGAAAACGGCACGAAGAAGTACATCGACATCCATGTCCTGCTGGACTCCTCGGACTCCATGGGAGTCGGAGCCTCGGAGGCGGATCGTCTGCTGCTGCGGCAGGTGTCGGCCAAGAAAAAGGCCGAGCTTCGGGACGCGGCCATCGACAAGTTGAAGCCCGGAGAGACGCTGACGGCCACCTACCTCTACGCCGACACGGAGGATACGACCATCCCGGGCTTCACGTTCCTTGGCTACGACAAGCTCGGTAAGGGCCTCACAGGCTGCGAGTTCGCCTGTCATACGAAGACGTTCAACTACAGCGGTACGATGGAGTCGCTGGCACACGACGCCGGGGTCACCCTCCGCTTCAACGTGGCCAAGGCGGGCATCAAACAGGTTTCGACGCTGGCGGCCGCCGCCAAGGCGCAAGACACCTATGTGCGCATGGGACTGAGCACGTTCAGCACGACGCTGGTCAAGCACCTCGACCCGAATGCCGATCTGAACGCCTTCCAGAACAAGATCTCGAACGCCGCGGACGTCACTCTGGGCTCCGGCGGGACAGCGTCCGAATCCTACAAGGCGAAGTTCACCTTGTGGAACAACTGCTGGAACGGGTACGCCAACACGTTCTTCGACATGGTCGCGCCGGAGTTCGCCGGCAATCTCGCCAAATGGCGGGACAAGGCGGCCTCGAAGGAGACCGCAGAACGGGTTCCCACGCAAGTCGTTCTCCTGGTCACCGACGGACTGAAGTCGCAGAACTGCGCCTCCAGCGCCGGTTCGGGCGGCCGGGAGGCGGTTTTCCCGATCCGGCCGGCAGACTGCGCCAAGCTGAAGGCCACAGGCGCCCAGGTGGCGGTCGTGTACACCGAATACATCAACTCGCCCCTGCCGACCTACAAGTCGCACGCGCGCCATGCCGTCGAGGAGGCGCAGGCCTACCCTTACGCTGACACTTCGAAGAGCTCGGGCATCGAGAAGAACCTGAGAGCCTGCGCGACTCCCGGGCTGTTCGCCAAGGGCAAGGAACCCGCGGAGATCGACGCTGCCTTCAAGACCGTGTTCGAGAACATCAGGATCACGCCGTTCCTGTCGCACTGA
- the infB gene encoding translation initiation factor IF-2: MSDTKSTTDKTLHVDVKKTLTLKPKSDTNVVRQSFSHGRSKAVVVETKKKRILKPGEVETPVRPAVEAPEPAPRAAAPVAPAPAAPRPQAPAATAAAAAPAAPVRSTLNVQPRSASPSAPRTGVVLQALSADERAARANALVEARARELEERKRAEEEARRRAEEDERNRREREEAERRKTEEEARKRHEDETRRRAEQEAQRRLDGGEPRPAEPVQARVVPPGGPRPAPGAVPPKPLSPIAVKPPITGKAEEEEDDGARRGPARVTTIAKKAPVPPPKPTREKVAEKPRGKLTVVTAQKDDEEEERGRSVAAFRRRVQRQQRRMMSNEPREKVLREVVIPETITIQELANRMAERGVDVIKLLMKQGHMLKINDVIDADMAQLIAEEMGHTVKRVAESDVEEGLFAAADAEGDQTPRPPVVTIMGHVDHGKTSLLDAIRSTKVAAGEAGGITQHIGAYQVEIHGQKITFIDTPGHEAFTAMRSRGAKATDIVVLVVAADDGVMPTTVEAINHTRAAGVPIIVAINKIDKPDANPERVRTDLLRHEVVVESMGGDVLEIEVSATKRLNLEKLLEAILLQSEVLELKANPERTAEGTVIEAKLDKGRGPVATVLVQRGTLKVGDILVAGPAWGKVRALLDDRGNTIKDAGPSMPVEVLGFQDTPEAGDRFAVVENEARAREITDYRVRLKREKSLARGSSQRSSLADMMSQLKEAGRKEFVLVVKTDVQGSLEAITGALEKLGNDEVRARVIHGGVGGITESDVSLAATSSAAIIGFNVRASKEAREASEREGIEIRYYNVIYDLVDDVKTAMSGMLPPLLRETMLGNARILEIFNVSKVGKVAGCLVTDGVVERGANVRLIRDNVVIHEGKLSQLKRFKDDAKEVQSGMECGMAFEAYQDMRAGDVIECYRVETVSRTL, encoded by the coding sequence ATGAGCGATACGAAGAGCACGACCGACAAGACCCTGCACGTCGACGTCAAGAAGACGCTGACGTTGAAGCCGAAGTCGGACACGAACGTTGTCCGGCAGAGCTTCAGCCATGGCAGGTCGAAGGCGGTCGTCGTCGAGACGAAGAAGAAGCGGATCCTGAAGCCCGGCGAGGTCGAGACGCCCGTGCGTCCCGCCGTCGAAGCTCCGGAGCCGGCGCCCCGTGCCGCGGCTCCGGTCGCACCGGCACCCGCCGCCCCGCGCCCGCAGGCACCCGCGGCCACCGCAGCTGCCGCTGCGCCTGCCGCTCCGGTCCGGTCCACGCTGAACGTGCAGCCGAGGTCCGCCTCGCCGTCCGCGCCGCGCACCGGCGTCGTGCTCCAGGCCCTCTCGGCCGACGAGCGCGCCGCCCGCGCCAATGCCCTCGTGGAGGCCCGGGCCCGCGAGCTGGAGGAGCGCAAGCGCGCCGAGGAGGAAGCCCGCCGCCGCGCCGAGGAAGACGAGCGCAACCGCCGGGAGCGCGAGGAGGCCGAGCGCCGCAAGACCGAGGAGGAGGCGCGCAAGCGCCACGAGGACGAGACGCGCCGCCGCGCCGAGCAGGAGGCCCAGCGCCGCCTCGACGGCGGGGAGCCGCGCCCGGCCGAGCCGGTCCAGGCCCGCGTGGTGCCGCCCGGCGGGCCGCGTCCCGCCCCGGGCGCCGTGCCCCCGAAGCCCCTGTCCCCGATCGCCGTCAAGCCGCCGATCACCGGCAAGGCCGAGGAGGAGGAGGACGACGGCGCCCGCCGCGGTCCCGCCCGCGTCACCACCATCGCCAAGAAGGCGCCGGTCCCGCCGCCGAAGCCGACCCGCGAGAAGGTCGCCGAGAAGCCGCGCGGCAAGCTCACCGTCGTCACCGCCCAGAAGGACGACGAGGAGGAGGAGCGCGGCCGGTCGGTCGCCGCCTTCCGTCGCCGCGTGCAGCGCCAGCAGCGCCGCATGATGTCCAACGAGCCACGCGAAAAGGTGCTCCGCGAAGTGGTCATCCCCGAGACGATCACCATCCAGGAACTCGCCAACCGCATGGCCGAGCGCGGCGTCGACGTGATCAAGCTCCTGATGAAGCAGGGGCACATGTTGAAGATCAACGACGTGATCGACGCCGACATGGCGCAGCTGATCGCCGAGGAGATGGGCCACACGGTCAAGCGCGTCGCCGAATCCGACGTCGAGGAGGGCCTGTTCGCCGCCGCCGACGCCGAGGGCGACCAGACGCCGCGGCCGCCGGTCGTGACCATCATGGGCCACGTCGACCACGGCAAGACGTCGCTCCTCGACGCCATCCGCTCCACCAAGGTGGCGGCCGGCGAGGCGGGCGGCATCACCCAGCACATCGGCGCCTACCAGGTCGAGATCCACGGGCAGAAGATCACCTTCATCGACACGCCCGGCCACGAGGCCTTCACGGCCATGCGGTCGCGCGGCGCGAAGGCGACCGACATCGTGGTCCTGGTCGTCGCGGCCGACGACGGCGTCATGCCGACGACCGTCGAGGCGATCAACCACACCCGCGCGGCGGGCGTGCCGATCATCGTGGCGATCAACAAGATCGACAAGCCGGACGCCAACCCGGAGCGGGTCCGCACCGACCTGCTGCGCCACGAGGTGGTCGTGGAATCGATGGGCGGCGACGTCCTCGAGATCGAGGTCTCGGCGACCAAGAGGCTCAACCTCGAGAAGCTGCTCGAGGCGATCCTCCTGCAGTCCGAGGTTCTCGAGCTCAAGGCCAATCCGGAGCGCACCGCCGAGGGCACCGTCATCGAGGCGAAGCTCGACAAGGGCCGTGGCCCCGTGGCGACCGTGCTGGTCCAGCGCGGCACCCTCAAGGTCGGCGACATCCTGGTCGCCGGTCCGGCCTGGGGCAAGGTCCGCGCGCTTCTCGACGACCGCGGCAACACCATCAAGGACGCCGGCCCGTCGATGCCCGTCGAGGTGCTCGGCTTCCAGGACACGCCGGAGGCGGGCGACCGCTTCGCGGTGGTCGAGAACGAGGCCCGTGCCCGCGAGATCACCGACTACCGCGTCCGCCTGAAGCGGGAGAAGAGCCTCGCCAGGGGTTCGTCGCAGCGGTCGTCGCTCGCCGACATGATGAGCCAGCTCAAGGAGGCCGGCCGCAAGGAGTTCGTCCTGGTCGTCAAGACCGACGTGCAAGGCTCGCTCGAGGCGATCACCGGCGCCCTGGAGAAGCTCGGCAACGACGAGGTGCGCGCGCGCGTCATCCACGGCGGTGTCGGCGGCATCACGGAGTCGGACGTCTCCCTGGCGGCCACCTCCAGCGCCGCCATCATCGGCTTCAACGTACGCGCCTCCAAGGAGGCCCGCGAGGCCTCCGAGCGCGAGGGCATCGAGATCCGCTACTACAACGTCATCTACGACCTGGTGGACGACGTGAAGACCGCGATGTCCGGCATGCTCCCGCCGCTCCTGCGCGAGACCATGCTCGGCAACGCCCGCATCCTGGAGATCTTCAACGTCTCCAAGGTCGGCAAGGTGGCGGGCTGCCTCGTGACCGACGGCGTTGTGGAGCGCGGCGCCAACGTGCGCCTGATCCGCGACAACGTCGTCATCCACGAGGGCAAGCTCTCGCAGCTCAAGCGCTTCAAGGACGACGCCAAGGAGGTCCAGTCCGGCATGGAATGCGGCATGGCCTTCGAGGCCTACCAGGACATGCGGGCCGGCGACGTCATCGAGTGCTACCGTGTCGAGACGGTCAGCCGCACCCTCTGA
- the pnp gene encoding polyribonucleotide nucleotidyltransferase, whose product MFDIHREVIDWGGRTLVLETGRMARQADGAVLATYGDTTVLATVVSAKEPKAGQDFFPLTVNYQEKTFAAGKIPGGYFKREGRPSENETLVSRLIDRPIRPLFVEGYKNDTQVIVTVLSHDLENNPDMVAMVAASAALTLSGVPFMGPVGAARVGYINGEYVLNTLIDQKGDSQLDLVVAGTQDAVLMVESEAQELPEDIMLGAVMFGHRGFQPVIEAIIRLAEKAAKEPRDFQPKDYSAVEQAMLAIAEADLRAAYMNTQKQVRYAAVDAVKARVMEAMVSKEDGDGKYDKETVATVFKELQAKIVRWNILDTGSRIDGRDVRTVRPIVSEVGVLPRTHGSALFTRGETQALVVATLGTGEDEQFIDSLEGTYKERFLLHYNFPPYSVGETGRMGSPGRREIGHGKLAWRAVRPMLPLHHDFPYTIRVVSEITESNGSSSMATVCGSSLALMDAGVPLKNPVAGIAMGLILEGERYAVLSDILGDEDHLGDMDFKVAGTENGVTSLQMDIKIQGITEEIMRVALGQAKDGRLHILGEMAKAITRPRAELGEFAPRIETMKIPTDKIREVIGSGGKVIREIVEKTGAKVDISDDGTVKVSSSDQKAIKAAVNWIKSIAAEPEVGQVYEGTVVKCMEFGAFVNFFGSRDGLVHISQLAPKKVANVKDVVKEGDKVWVKLLGFDERGKVRLSMKVVDQKTGEEIKQDAGEGKAAE is encoded by the coding sequence ATGTTCGACATTCATCGCGAAGTCATCGATTGGGGCGGCCGCACCCTCGTCCTCGAGACGGGCCGCATGGCCCGCCAGGCCGACGGCGCCGTCCTCGCCACCTATGGTGACACCACCGTCCTCGCCACCGTGGTCTCCGCCAAGGAGCCGAAGGCCGGCCAGGACTTCTTTCCCCTGACGGTCAACTATCAGGAGAAGACCTTCGCGGCCGGCAAGATCCCCGGCGGCTACTTCAAGCGCGAAGGCCGCCCGAGCGAGAACGAGACGCTCGTCTCGCGCCTGATCGACCGTCCGATCCGCCCGCTTTTCGTCGAGGGCTACAAGAACGACACGCAGGTGATCGTCACCGTGCTGTCGCACGACCTCGAGAACAACCCCGACATGGTGGCGATGGTGGCGGCTTCCGCCGCCCTGACGCTCTCCGGCGTGCCCTTCATGGGCCCGGTCGGCGCCGCCCGCGTCGGCTACATCAACGGCGAGTACGTCCTCAACACCCTGATTGACCAGAAGGGCGACAGCCAGCTCGACCTCGTCGTTGCCGGCACCCAGGACGCGGTCCTGATGGTCGAGTCCGAGGCGCAGGAACTGCCCGAGGACATCATGCTCGGCGCCGTCATGTTCGGCCACCGCGGCTTCCAGCCCGTGATCGAGGCGATCATCCGGCTTGCCGAGAAGGCCGCCAAGGAGCCGCGCGACTTCCAGCCGAAGGACTACTCGGCGGTCGAGCAGGCGATGCTCGCCATCGCCGAGGCCGACCTGCGCGCCGCCTACATGAACACCCAGAAGCAGGTGCGCTACGCTGCCGTCGACGCCGTCAAGGCCCGGGTCATGGAGGCCATGGTCTCCAAGGAGGACGGCGACGGCAAGTACGACAAGGAGACGGTGGCGACCGTCTTCAAGGAGCTCCAGGCCAAGATCGTGCGCTGGAACATCCTCGACACCGGCAGCCGCATCGACGGCCGCGACGTCCGGACCGTCCGTCCGATCGTGTCGGAGGTCGGCGTCCTGCCGCGCACCCACGGCTCGGCCCTCTTCACCCGCGGCGAGACGCAGGCCCTCGTGGTCGCGACCCTCGGCACCGGCGAGGACGAGCAGTTCATCGACAGCCTCGAGGGGACCTACAAAGAGCGCTTCCTGCTCCACTACAACTTCCCGCCCTACTCGGTCGGCGAGACCGGCCGCATGGGCTCGCCCGGCCGCCGCGAGATCGGCCACGGCAAGCTCGCCTGGCGCGCCGTCCGCCCGATGCTGCCGCTCCACCACGACTTCCCCTACACGATCCGCGTCGTGTCGGAGATCACCGAGTCGAACGGCTCCTCCTCGATGGCGACCGTCTGCGGCTCGTCCCTCGCCCTCATGGACGCGGGCGTGCCGCTCAAGAACCCGGTCGCCGGCATCGCCATGGGCCTGATCCTGGAGGGCGAGCGCTACGCGGTCCTCTCCGACATCCTGGGCGACGAGGACCATCTCGGCGACATGGACTTCAAGGTCGCCGGCACCGAGAACGGCGTCACCTCGCTGCAGATGGACATCAAGATCCAGGGCATCACCGAGGAGATCATGCGGGTCGCCCTCGGCCAGGCCAAGGACGGCCGGCTGCACATCCTCGGCGAGATGGCCAAGGCGATCACCCGCCCGCGCGCCGAGCTCGGCGAGTTCGCCCCGCGCATCGAGACCATGAAGATCCCGACCGACAAGATCCGCGAAGTGATCGGCTCGGGCGGCAAGGTGATCCGCGAGATCGTCGAGAAGACCGGCGCCAAGGTGGACATCTCGGACGATGGCACCGTCAAGGTCTCGTCCTCCGACCAGAAGGCCATCAAGGCCGCCGTCAACTGGATCAAGTCGATCGCGGCGGAGCCCGAGGTCGGCCAGGTCTACGAGGGCACGGTCGTCAAGTGCATGGAGTTCGGCGCCTTCGTGAACTTCTTCGGCTCGCGCGACGGCCTCGTCCACATCTCCCAGCTCGCCCCCAAGAAGGTCGCGAACGTCAAGGACGTGGTCAAGGAAGGCGACAAGGTCTGGGTCAAGCTCCTCGGCTTCGACGAGCGCGGCAAGGTCCGCCTCTCCATGAAGGTCGTCGACCAGAAGACCGGCGAGGAGATCAAGCAGGACGCCGGCGAGGGCAAGGCGGCGGAGTGA
- the truB gene encoding tRNA pseudouridine(55) synthase TruB, producing the protein MVARRKKFDDVNGWLILDKPVGMTSTQAVARVKRLMHANKAGHAGTLDPLASGLLPVALGEATKTVSFVMDGRKVYRFTVRWGEETDTDDTEGRVVARSEARPAPDDILDVLDEFTGEIMQVPPAFSAIKIDGERAYDLARDGETVELEARPILIHRLDLVETPDADTAVFDCECGKGTYVRALARDMGRRLGTRGHVVALRRLLVGPFSEEDMVPVERLEDLAAGEDPAAVRSTLLAVDTALAEIPEVVVNRDGAARLRRGQGVILRGRDAPVGVGTCAVTCAGDLVAIGEMEGAELRPLRVFNLEG; encoded by the coding sequence ATCGTGGCCCGCAGGAAGAAGTTCGACGACGTCAACGGCTGGCTCATCCTGGACAAGCCGGTGGGCATGACCTCCACCCAGGCGGTCGCCCGCGTGAAGCGCCTGATGCACGCCAACAAGGCCGGCCATGCCGGCACGCTCGACCCTCTGGCGAGCGGCCTCCTGCCGGTCGCCCTCGGCGAGGCCACCAAGACCGTCTCCTTCGTCATGGACGGCCGGAAGGTCTACCGCTTCACCGTGCGCTGGGGCGAGGAGACCGACACGGACGACACCGAGGGCAGGGTCGTGGCCCGCTCGGAGGCCCGTCCGGCGCCCGACGACATCCTCGACGTGCTCGACGAGTTCACCGGCGAGATCATGCAGGTCCCGCCCGCCTTCTCGGCCATCAAGATCGACGGCGAGCGCGCCTACGACCTCGCCCGCGACGGCGAGACCGTGGAGCTCGAGGCCCGCCCGATCCTCATCCACCGGCTCGACCTCGTCGAGACCCCCGACGCCGACACCGCCGTCTTCGATTGCGAGTGCGGCAAGGGCACCTACGTGCGCGCCCTCGCCCGCGACATGGGCCGCCGGCTCGGCACCCGCGGCCACGTCGTCGCCCTCCGGCGGCTCCTCGTCGGTCCCTTCTCGGAGGAGGACATGGTGCCGGTGGAGCGCCTCGAGGATCTCGCCGCCGGGGAGGATCCGGCGGCGGTCCGCTCCACCCTGCTCGCCGTCGATACGGCCCTTGCGGAAATCCCCGAAGTGGTGGTCAATCGCGACGGTGCCGCGCGGCTGCGCCGCGGCCAGGGGGTCATCCTCCGCGGCCGCGACGCCCCCGTGGGGGTCGGCACCTGCGCGGTCACCTGCGCGGGCGACCTCGTCGCGATCGGCGAGATGGAGGGGGCGGAACTGCGCCCCTTGCGCGTTTTCAACCTGGAAGGATGA